Genomic segment of Pukyongiella litopenaei:
CTTCATGTTCCCCTTGGCCATTGTCCTCGGGCTCGGCCTTTGGTGGCGGGACGGCCGCGTGGGGCGCTACGGCATCGCATTGGCGCTTGGCGGCGGCGCAATCGCCCTCTGGCACATGGGGCTGTACGTCGGTCTTGTTCCCGAACGCGTCCAGCCCTGCACGGCCACCGGCCCCTCTTGCACCGATGACAACCAACTGGTCTTCGGCATCCCTATC
This window contains:
- a CDS encoding disulfide bond formation protein B, which encodes MNRMSGETALGLAWIIALVASLAVLFVGEVLGQTPCVLCWFQRAFMFPLAIVLGLGLWWRDGRVGRYGIALALGGGAIALWHMGLYVGLVPERVQPCTATGPSCTDDNQLVFGIPIPLMALAAFALIGALSALSLKDTRT